The Acidimicrobiia bacterium genome has a window encoding:
- a CDS encoding IS110 family transposase — MLHAGLDLSRKRLEVRVLDEPGETMLESWTPPDRDGLSSLVRRVGVFGEPVRGVIEAMNGARFVHDHLEQLGWDVDIADAAKVKGLAPLACKTDRIDAWVLAELSRRDLVPAIWLPTPGVRGERERARWRLHLVKRRTALKNRVHSILIAFGYPKLASDLFGLAGRAQLERLEFPEPWRSNLVGALRLIDELDTEIIGCERELRRLGADHRYVELLVTAPGIAWVLGYTIASEIGDINRFASAKKLTGYTGLCPKVDQSGESDWRGPLAKNGPRYLRWALIEAAVHAAQHPCYRPHYERTKRRCGKQRGAKIARVEIARKLATAIWHMLTRGEPFAPTGPDYSLTA; from the coding sequence ATGTTGCACGCTGGATTGGATCTGAGCAGAAAGCGCCTCGAGGTTCGCGTGTTGGACGAGCCGGGCGAGACGATGTTGGAGTCGTGGACGCCACCGGATCGTGATGGGCTGTCGAGTCTGGTTCGTCGTGTCGGGGTGTTCGGCGAACCGGTGCGCGGAGTGATCGAGGCGATGAACGGCGCTCGCTTCGTGCACGATCATCTCGAGCAGCTCGGCTGGGATGTCGATATCGCGGACGCGGCGAAGGTGAAAGGGTTGGCGCCGTTGGCGTGCAAGACCGACCGGATCGACGCGTGGGTGCTCGCCGAGCTGTCGCGCCGTGATCTGGTCCCGGCGATCTGGCTGCCCACCCCGGGGGTGCGCGGCGAACGGGAACGGGCCCGCTGGCGGCTGCATCTGGTGAAGCGCCGCACCGCGCTCAAGAACCGGGTGCACTCGATCCTGATCGCGTTCGGCTACCCGAAACTCGCATCAGATCTCTTCGGTCTCGCGGGCCGCGCCCAGCTCGAGCGACTCGAGTTCCCCGAACCGTGGCGTTCCAACCTGGTGGGCGCGTTGCGGCTCATCGACGAGCTCGACACCGAGATCATTGGCTGTGAACGCGAGCTTCGTCGCCTGGGTGCCGATCATCGCTATGTCGAGTTGTTGGTGACCGCACCCGGGATCGCCTGGGTGCTCGGCTACACCATCGCCTCCGAGATCGGTGACATCAACCGGTTCGCGTCGGCGAAGAAGCTCACCGGCTACACCGGCCTGTGCCCGAAAGTCGACCAGTCCGGCGAGTCCGACTGGCGGGGACCGCTGGCCAAGAACGGCCCACGCTATCTGCGCTGGGCGCTCATCGAAGCCGCGGTGCACGCCGCGCAACATCCCTGTTATCGGCCTCACTACGAACGCACCAAGCGTCGCTGCGGCAAACAGCGTGGCGCCAAGATCGCCCGCGTCGAGATCGCCCGCAAACTCGCCACCGCGATCTGGCACATGCTCACCCGCGGCGAACCCTTCGCTCCGACAGGCCCCGACTACTCCCTGACCGCTTGA
- a CDS encoding class I SAM-dependent methyltransferase yields the protein MSQIDEVIASLGERLPAGGAVLDVGCGTGQHAVALAAAGFKVTAVDYSPGMLDRARAHARERGVEVEFRSLDVNEATGFGIDAFDGVLCVSVLQVLDDPSRFIDVVKSALRPGGLLLVESVRELGALSRGDDLGMRDRAVNGLKALVVKVRPSAVGKYTPADVSQLLEAGGFSVVDQATFEATFTVLGEKTAP from the coding sequence ATGAGTCAGATCGACGAGGTGATTGCATCGCTCGGTGAGCGGCTTCCGGCCGGTGGCGCGGTGCTCGACGTCGGGTGCGGAACCGGTCAGCACGCGGTTGCCCTCGCCGCGGCGGGCTTCAAGGTGACCGCCGTCGACTACTCGCCCGGAATGCTCGACCGAGCCCGCGCGCACGCAAGAGAGCGCGGCGTCGAGGTCGAGTTCCGGTCACTGGACGTCAATGAAGCCACCGGGTTCGGGATTGATGCCTTCGACGGCGTGCTGTGCGTCTCGGTGCTTCAAGTTCTCGACGATCCGAGCCGCTTCATCGACGTCGTGAAATCTGCTCTCCGTCCCGGCGGACTGTTGCTTGTCGAGTCCGTCCGCGAGTTGGGCGCGCTCTCGCGCGGCGATGACCTCGGCATGCGTGATCGAGCGGTCAACGGGCTGAAGGCACTGGTAGTGAAGGTGCGACCGTCAGCCGTTGGCAAGTACACGCCCGCGGACGTCTCCCAGCTACTTGAGGCCGGTGGATTCTCAGTGGTCGACCAGGCAACATTCGAGGCAACCTTCACCGTGCTCGGTGAGAAGACTGCGCCATAA
- a CDS encoding methyltransferase domain-containing protein: MNPSNPEKIRVLGERLQLDSGKTVLDLGCGTGGPAVLLAREYGCRVVAVDSHEPFLDVGKRRAEDAGVGHLVTFVHEDGAEYIRRARRCNVALCLGATGVLGGFIETARTLRELVDVQGHVVLGDLYVKDPVPPDANDDENAPLYSLAQLLDAFVITGLAPVTVITASEDDWNTYITLRWRSVEDWLEENPDHPDAPRFRNRSRASDLQEQRHGWAIIAGRRAVDLG; encoded by the coding sequence ATGAATCCATCGAATCCGGAGAAGATCCGAGTCCTCGGCGAGCGCCTTCAACTTGATTCCGGTAAGACAGTTCTTGACCTCGGATGCGGGACCGGTGGACCAGCGGTTCTACTCGCTCGTGAATACGGGTGCCGCGTCGTCGCCGTCGACTCTCATGAGCCGTTTCTCGACGTGGGTAAGCGGCGGGCGGAGGACGCTGGTGTCGGTCACCTCGTGACGTTCGTTCACGAAGACGGTGCCGAGTACATCCGTCGTGCGCGTCGGTGCAACGTCGCACTCTGCTTGGGTGCCACGGGCGTGCTCGGCGGTTTCATTGAGACCGCGCGAACTCTGCGAGAACTCGTAGATGTCCAGGGTCACGTCGTGCTCGGTGACCTGTATGTCAAAGACCCCGTCCCACCCGACGCGAACGATGACGAGAACGCGCCGCTGTATTCGTTGGCTCAACTCTTGGACGCCTTCGTCATCACTGGCCTGGCACCAGTGACGGTGATCACTGCGTCGGAGGACGATTGGAATACCTACATCACGCTGAGGTGGCGGTCGGTCGAGGACTGGCTCGAAGAGAATCCAGATCATCCGGACGCTCCCCGGTTCCGGAACCGATCACGCGCCAGCGATCTGCAAGAGCAGCGTCACGGGTGGGCCATCATCGCTGGCCGTCGCGCTGTCGATCTCGGTTGA